From one Gossypium hirsutum isolate 1008001.06 chromosome D08, Gossypium_hirsutum_v2.1, whole genome shotgun sequence genomic stretch:
- the LOC107921256 gene encoding histone H3.2, translating to MARTKQTARKSTGGKAPRKQLATKAARKSAPATGGVKKPHRFRPGTVALREIRKYQKSTELLIRKLPFQRLVREIAQDFKTDLRFQSSAVAALQEAAEAYLVGLFEDTNLCAIHAKRVTIMPKDIQLARRIRGERA from the coding sequence ATGGCTCGTACCAAGCAAACTGCTAGGAAATCAACCGGTGGCAAGGCTCCACGTAAACAACTAGCCACGAAGGCTGCTCGGAAGTCAGCTCCGGCGACCGGAGGAGTGAAGAAGCCTCACCGTTTCAGGCCAGGAACTGTGGCTCTCAGGGAAATCAGGAAATACCAGAAGAGCACCGAGCTCTTGATCAGAAAGCTTCCATTCCAGAGGCTTGTGAGAGAAATCGCCCAAGATTTCAAGACTGATTTAAGGTTCCAAAGCAGCGCCGTTGCCGCTCTTCAAGAGGCTGCCGAGGCTTATCTCGTCGGGTTGTTTGAAGATACCAATctttgtgctattcatgctaagAGGGTTACCATCATGCCTAAAGATATCCAGCTTGCTAGGAGGATTCGAGGCGAGAGAGCTTAG
- the LOC107922403 gene encoding protein GRAVITROPIC IN THE LIGHT 1, with protein sequence MNGYEAPITPIKHPQISEMFQKFALAFKTKTFEFFADEDNHNNGSHLSDSDGFSLLDSAEDFITDQKVVVIKPDPPPNSSSSSMNNVSHRGTIDTQIAECLVSSVFAAVSSFEASYLQLQTSQVPFVEESVKAADRALVSHLQRLSDLKRFYMELRRNPSSQVASSLGSCLEAQVQENQSKLRGLETVSNRLQEEIDEKDNEVSVLRKKLAEIHWGNTKLSKKLSGNLNSACDVLLTVRVFHSVLHDACRATHKFSKILIGLMIKAGWDLDLVANSIYPDIDYAKKGHTRFAFLSYVCLGMFRRFDSEGFSLIENEALCNGNKGTCSLKQLLEHISSNPMELLSKNQSCEFSRFCEKKYQDLIHPTMESSIFSNLDRNEAVLNSWRSLSVFYESFVCMASSIWTLHKLAFSFEPVVEIYQVERGLDFSMVYMEDVTKRYNFPGKTKVKVGFTVVPGFKIGRTVIQSQVYLGGSKCED encoded by the coding sequence ATGAATGGCTATGAAGCTCCAATAACACCCATTAAACACCCTCAAATCTCTGAAATGTTTCAAAAATTCGCTTTGGCTTTCAAGACCAAAACTTTCGAGTTCTTCGCCGATGAAGACAATCACAACAACGGCAGCCACCTTTCAGACTCCGATGGATTCTCCCTCCTCGACTCCGCTGAAGACTTCATCACCGACCAAAAAGTCGTCGTCATCAAGCCTGACCCACCGCCCAATTCTTCTTCTTCCTCGATGAACAACGTTTCCCACCGTGGAACCATCGACACCCAGATCGCTGAATGCTTGGTTTCTTCCGTTTTTGCTGCTGTTTCTTCCTTTGAAGCTTCCTATCTTCAGTTACAAACCTCGCAAGTGCCCTTCGTGGAGGAAAGCGTGAAAGCAGCTGATAGAGCTTTGGTTTCTCATCTCCAAAGATTGTCCGATTTGAAGCGTTTTTACATGGAATTGCGGAGGAATCCGAGTTCCCAAGTCGCGTCATCTCTCGGGTCTTGCTTGGAAGCTCAAGTGCAAGAAAATCAAAGCAAGTTGAGGGGTTTGGAAACGGTTTCGAACCGCTTGCAAgaagaaattgatgaaaaagACAATGAAGTCTCGGTTTTGAGGAAGAAATTAGCTGAGATTCATTGGGGTAACACCAAGTTGTCCAAGAAATTATCTGGTAACCTCAATTCAGCTTGTGATGTTCTTTTAACCGTTAGGGTATTTCATTCCGTTTTGCATGATGCTTGCAGAGCAACTCATAAGTTCagtaagattttgattggtttgaTGATAAAAGCTGGGTGGGATCTTGATTTGGTTGCCAATTCGATTTATCCTGATATTGATTATGCTAAGAAAGGGCACACTAGATTTGCTTTTCTATCTTATGTTTGTTTGGGGATGTTTCGTCGTTTCGATTCTGAAGGTTTCAGTTTGATCGAAAATGAAGCTTTATGTAATGGGAATAAGGGTACTTGTTCACTGAAGCAACTACTCGAACACATATCGAGCAACCCCATGGAGTTACTAAGTAAGAACCAAAGCTGTGAATTCTCAAGATTTTGTGAGAAGAAGTATCAAGACCTAATTCATCCCACCATGGAGTCATCGATTTTCAGCAATTTGGACCGAAATGAAGCCGTGTTGAATTCATGGCGCTCGTTGAGCGTATTCTATGAGTCATTTGTTTGCATGGCTAGTTCCATATGGACACTTCACAAGCTGGCCTTTTCATTTGAACCCGTGGTGGAGATATATCAAGTTGAAAGAGGACTCGATTTTTCGATGGTATACATGGAAGATGTCACCAAGAGATATAACTTCCCCGGCAAAACCAAGGTGAAAGTGGGGTTCACAGTGGTTCCAGGGTTCAAAATTGGAAGGACTGTGATTCAGTCACAGGTCTATCTAGGTGGGTCAAAATGTGAAGACTAG